A window of Haloarchaeobius litoreus contains these coding sequences:
- a CDS encoding hybrid sensor histidine kinase/response regulator — protein sequence MSGTADTIDVLHVDDDPAFAELVATFLRSEDERMTVSTATNAAEGLALLDDGDVDCIVSDYDMPGQNGIEFLEAVREHHPDLPFILYTGKGSEEVASEAISVGVTDYLQKGTSSDQYAILANRIGNAVSARRSASEAERRRRRLEETTARLEVLFEDSPDMVNVHDASGSIIDPNAKLCEATGYTHDELTEMTVWELDRALSPAEAADIWDGMAVGESRRLDGVYERRDGSSFPVEVHVKRLDLEGADRFVAISRDVSERVERERKLEQLRERTQELMYTETFAESAGHAVAAADEIIGAPLSGIHLVNEAGDALEPAATVEPLSDVFDELPRFERDSSPGSRAALVWDAYRSGEPVYVDSLSTSDRVTEESPAESVAIHPLGDHGVFIVSSKERTAFTETDRLLVEILANNLEATLDRVVREQTLRTRENRLRLLHEATRDLIRADSTREVTERIARAAEEILGFSLTVVRLYDPDEGGLVPVAQTEAVGSVFPEREVFTPADGSLNWETYESGEVRIIDDIESLDGSVDRGTGLRSLMLLPMGEFGTISVGETVPRALDDTDEFLARILATAGETALQSQEQRADLEARQTELERQNERLEEFASVISHDLRNPLNVASLNLSLVAEECDSEYLDGVEHAHDRMEALIDDLLTVAREGETSTAVTDVELASLVPNCWRIVDTRGATLVTETDRTIRADEGRLRQLFENLFRNAVEHGSTSPRSHARRDAVEHGSTNDGTEADDADGGVTVTVGDLTDGFYVADDGPGIPESERERVFEAGYSTSAGGTGFGLRIVAQVAEANGWDVRVTESEDGGARFEFTGVELVAE from the coding sequence ATGTCAGGGACAGCCGACACTATCGACGTCCTCCACGTCGACGACGACCCGGCGTTCGCCGAGCTCGTCGCGACGTTCCTCCGTAGCGAGGACGAGCGAATGACGGTCAGCACGGCGACGAACGCCGCCGAGGGGCTGGCGCTGCTCGACGACGGCGACGTGGACTGCATCGTCTCGGACTACGACATGCCCGGGCAGAACGGCATCGAGTTCCTCGAGGCCGTCCGCGAGCACCACCCGGACCTCCCGTTCATCCTCTACACGGGCAAGGGGTCGGAGGAGGTCGCCAGCGAGGCCATCTCGGTCGGCGTGACGGACTACCTCCAGAAGGGGACCAGCAGCGACCAGTACGCCATCCTCGCGAACCGCATCGGAAACGCCGTGTCGGCCCGCCGGTCGGCCAGCGAGGCCGAGCGACGGCGGCGACGGCTCGAGGAGACCACCGCCCGACTCGAGGTGCTGTTCGAGGACTCTCCCGACATGGTCAACGTCCACGACGCGTCGGGCTCCATCATCGACCCGAACGCGAAGCTGTGCGAGGCGACGGGCTACACGCACGACGAGCTCACCGAGATGACGGTCTGGGAGCTCGACCGGGCACTCTCGCCTGCGGAGGCGGCCGACATCTGGGACGGGATGGCCGTCGGCGAGAGCCGCCGGCTGGACGGCGTCTACGAGCGTCGCGACGGCTCGTCGTTCCCGGTCGAGGTCCACGTGAAGCGGCTCGACCTGGAGGGGGCGGACCGGTTCGTCGCCATCAGCCGCGATGTGTCCGAGCGCGTCGAACGCGAGCGGAAGCTGGAGCAGCTCCGCGAGCGCACCCAGGAGCTGATGTACACCGAGACGTTCGCGGAGAGCGCCGGCCACGCGGTCGCGGCCGCGGACGAGATAATCGGCGCGCCGCTGAGCGGTATCCACCTGGTGAACGAGGCGGGTGATGCGCTCGAACCGGCCGCGACGGTCGAACCCCTGTCGGACGTCTTCGACGAGCTCCCACGGTTCGAGCGGGACAGTAGTCCCGGCTCGCGGGCGGCACTTGTCTGGGACGCCTACCGGAGCGGCGAGCCCGTGTACGTCGACTCGCTCTCGACGTCCGACCGGGTGACCGAGGAGAGCCCCGCAGAGAGCGTCGCCATCCACCCCCTCGGCGACCACGGCGTGTTCATCGTCTCGTCGAAGGAACGGACGGCGTTCACCGAGACGGACCGGCTCCTCGTCGAGATACTGGCGAACAACCTCGAGGCGACGCTCGACCGGGTCGTCCGCGAACAGACGCTCCGGACGCGGGAGAACCGCCTCAGGCTGCTCCACGAGGCCACGCGCGACCTGATACGTGCCGACTCGACGCGGGAGGTGACCGAGCGCATCGCCAGGGCCGCCGAGGAGATACTCGGCTTCTCGCTCACCGTCGTGCGGCTGTACGACCCCGACGAGGGAGGGCTGGTGCCGGTCGCACAGACCGAGGCGGTCGGGAGCGTCTTCCCGGAACGGGAGGTGTTCACGCCGGCGGACGGGAGCCTCAACTGGGAGACCTACGAGTCCGGGGAGGTACGGATCATCGACGACATCGAGTCGCTCGACGGCTCGGTGGACCGTGGCACGGGGCTGCGGAGCCTCATGCTGCTCCCGATGGGGGAGTTCGGCACCATCTCCGTCGGCGAGACCGTCCCGCGGGCGCTCGACGACACCGACGAGTTCCTGGCCCGCATCCTGGCTACGGCGGGGGAGACGGCGCTCCAGTCCCAGGAGCAGCGGGCCGACCTCGAGGCGCGCCAGACCGAACTCGAGCGCCAGAACGAACGGCTGGAGGAGTTCGCGAGCGTCATCAGCCACGACCTCCGCAACCCGCTGAACGTGGCGAGCCTGAACCTCTCACTGGTCGCCGAGGAGTGCGACAGCGAGTACCTCGACGGCGTCGAGCACGCACACGATCGGATGGAGGCGCTCATCGATGACCTCCTCACGGTCGCACGCGAGGGCGAGACGTCGACCGCGGTCACCGACGTCGAACTGGCGTCGCTCGTCCCGAACTGCTGGCGCATCGTCGACACGCGCGGCGCGACGCTGGTCACCGAGACCGACCGGACCATCCGTGCCGACGAGGGACGGCTCCGGCAGCTGTTCGAGAACCTGTTCCGGAACGCCGTGGAACACGGTTCCACGAGCCCCCGCTCGCACGCTCGCAGGGACGCCGTGGAACACGGTTCCACGAACGACGGGACGGAGGCGGACGACGCCGATGGCGGGGTGACGGTGACCGTCGGCGACCTGACGGACGGGTTCTACGTCGCCGACGACGGCCCGGGCATCCCCGAGAGCGAGCGCGAGCGGGTGTTCGAGGCCGGCTACTCGACGAGCGCCGGCGGGACGGGCTTCGGGCTCCGTATCGTGGCACAGGTCGCGGAGGCCAACGGCTGGGACGTGCGGGTGACGGAGAGCGAGGACGGCGGTGCGCGCTTCGAGTTCACCGGTGTCGAGCTCGTCGCGGAGTAG
- a CDS encoding DUF7569 family protein: protein MTEDPCDDCGEPVSDALSRTVQLAVDRTQIDAQRLCPDCFAEWIDRYQHEMSTDDGSSVDIDDDDIIVD, encoded by the coding sequence ATGACCGAGGACCCGTGTGACGACTGCGGCGAGCCAGTCAGTGACGCGCTCTCGCGGACCGTCCAGCTGGCCGTCGACCGCACGCAGATCGACGCACAGCGGCTCTGCCCCGACTGTTTCGCCGAATGGATCGACCGCTACCAGCACGAGATGAGCACCGACGACGGCTCGTCCGTCGACATCGACGACGACGACATCATCGTGGACTGA
- the upp gene encoding uracil phosphoribosyltransferase, whose translation MTIEDRGDAYLVTHALATDTLTKLRSVETEQVAFRKGLVKLGRICGYEIIDGRMETQYVEVQTPLEKTMGERVKGLDDVVIINVLRAATPFVEGLLKAFPRARQGVISASRDEEAGRNEAGEFPITIDYVKLPEIHEEDTVIVADPMLATGSTMNAVLDHVTEQAPDPEHLIVLSAVSAPDGLIRVGEQFPEADLLTVAIDDHLDDNGFIVPGLGDAGDRAFRTT comes from the coding sequence ATGACTATCGAAGACCGTGGCGACGCGTACCTCGTCACCCACGCACTGGCGACGGACACGCTCACGAAGCTCCGGAGCGTCGAGACCGAACAGGTCGCGTTCCGGAAGGGCCTGGTCAAGCTCGGGCGAATCTGTGGCTACGAGATCATCGACGGCCGGATGGAGACGCAGTACGTCGAGGTGCAGACGCCGCTGGAGAAGACGATGGGCGAGCGCGTGAAGGGCCTCGACGACGTGGTCATCATCAACGTCCTGCGCGCCGCGACGCCGTTCGTCGAGGGGCTGCTGAAGGCGTTCCCGCGCGCCCGACAGGGCGTCATCTCGGCCTCGCGCGACGAGGAGGCGGGCCGCAACGAGGCGGGCGAGTTCCCCATCACCATCGACTACGTGAAGCTGCCGGAGATACACGAGGAGGACACCGTCATCGTCGCCGACCCGATGCTCGCGACGGGCTCGACGATGAACGCGGTGCTCGACCACGTCACCGAGCAGGCACCGGACCCGGAGCACCTCATCGTGCTCTCGGCGGTCAGCGCGCCCGACGGGCTCATCCGCGTCGGCGAGCAGTTCCCCGAGGCGGACCTGCTCACCGTCGCCATCGACGACCATCTCGACGACAACGGCTTCATCGTCCCCGGGCTGGGCGACGCGGGCGACCGCGCGTTCCGCACGACGTGA